A DNA window from Lagenorhynchus albirostris chromosome 5, mLagAlb1.1, whole genome shotgun sequence contains the following coding sequences:
- the LOC132520557 gene encoding short transmembrane mitochondrial protein 1-like gives MLQFLLGFTLGNVVGMYLAQNYDILEEIKKDVDAKKKPPSS, from the coding sequence ATGCTCCAGTTCCTGCTTGGATTTACTCTTGGCAATGTGGTGGGAATGTATCTGGCTCAGAACTACGACATacttgaagaaattaaaaaggacgTGGACGCCAAGAAGAAACCCCCTAGTTCATGA